In a single window of the Arachis hypogaea cultivar Tifrunner chromosome 6, arahy.Tifrunner.gnm2.J5K5, whole genome shotgun sequence genome:
- the LOC112756114 gene encoding polyadenylate-binding protein 2-like, with protein MAQIQVQHQSAVSAPPQNGVAAAPSPPLPAGAANGTNQFVTTSLYVGDLDPEVDERHLYDLFNQVGQVVSVRVCSDLTTRRSLGYGYVNYSNPQDAARAIDVLNFTPLNNKPIRIMYSHRDPSIRKSGTANIFIKNLDKAIDHKALHDTFSSFGHILSCKIATDASGQSKGYGFVQFDTEESAQNAIDKLNGMLINDKQVYVGHFLRKQDRDNALGKTTFNNVYVKNLSESVTDDDLKKIFGEYGTITSAVVMRDADGKSKCFGFVNFENPEDAAKAVESLNGKKIDDKEWYVGKAQKKSERENELRRRFEQTVKESVDKYQGVNLYLKNLDDTINDEKLRELFSEFGSITSCKVMRDPNGISRGSGFVSFSTPEEASRALTEMNGKMIAGKPLYVALAQRKEERRARLQAQFSQMRPVAMTPSVAPRMPLYPPGAPGLGQQFLYGQGPPAMIPPQAGFGYQQQLVPGMRPGGAPMPSFFVPMVQQGQRPGGRRGAGPVQQPQQTVPMMQQQLLPRGRYMRYPPGGRNMQDVPLPGVAGGMLSVPYDIGGLPIRDGVGQPVGIQALATALANAPPEQQRTMLGEALYPLVDQLEHDAAAKVTGMLLEMDQPEVLHLIESPDALKAKVAEAMDVLRNVSQQANAPADQLASLSLNENLVS; from the exons ATGGCGCAGATTCAGGTGCAGCACCAGAGCGCGGTTTCGGCTCCACCGCAGAACGGCGTCGCAGCCGCTCCTTCGCCGCCGCTGCCGGCGGGTGCTGCGAATGGGACGAACCAGTTTGTTACGACGTCGTTGTACGTCGGGGATCTGGACCCTGAGGTTGACGAGAGGCACCTCTACGATTTGTTCAACCAGGTCGGGCAAGTGGTTTCGGTTCGTGTCTGCAGTGATTTGACCACTCGCCGATCGCTCGGTTACGGTTACGTTAATTACAGTAACCCTCAGGATG CTGCACGAGCAATAGATGTACTGAATTTCACTCCACTGAACAACAAGCCCATTAGGATCATGTATTCTCATCGGGATCCTAGCATTCGCAAGAGTGGGACTGCAAACATTTTTATCAAG AATTTGGATAAGGCAATTGATCACAAAGCTTTACAtgatactttttcttcttttggacATATTCTTTCTTGCAAAATAGCGACTGATGCTTCTGGCCAGTCAAAAGGCTACGGTTTTGTTCAATTCGACACCGAGGAGTCTGCACAGAATGCAATCGATAAGTTAAATGGCATGCTGATCAATGATAAGCAGGTCTATGTGGGTCATTTCTTACGTAAGCAAGATAGAGATAATGCTTTGGGTAAGACGACATTCAATAATGTCTATGTGAAAAACCTGTCTGAGTCGGTGACAGATGATGACTTGAAGAAAATTTTTGGAGAGTATGGGACAATCACTAGTGCTGTAGTAATGAGAGATGCAGATGGTAAATCAAAGTGTTTTGggtttgttaattttgaaaacccagaagaTGCTGCCAAAGCTGTTGAGTCACTCAATGGAAAGAAAATTGATGACAAGGAGTGGTATGTTGGAAAAGCCCAGAAAAAATCTGAGCGAGAGAATGAGCTGAGAAGACGGTTTGAGCAAACTGTTAAAGAATCTGTTGATAAATACCAAGGTGTGAACTTGTATCTCAAGAACTTGGATGATACCATCAATGATGAAAAGCTAAGAGAACTCTTCTCCGAGTTTGGTTCAATAACCTCTTGCAAG GTTATGCGCGATCCAAATGGAATCAGTAGAGGATCAGGATTTGTTTCATTTTCAACTCCTGAGGAAGCATCTCGAGCT CTTACGGAGATGAATGGTAAAATGATTGCTGGGAAGCCTCTGTACGTTGCCCTTGCTCagagaaaggaagagagaagagCTAGGTTACAG GCACAATTTTCACAAATGAGGCCTGTTGCGATGACACCTTCTGTTGCACCACGGATGCCACTTTATCCTCCTGGTGCTCCTGGTTTAGGGCAACAATTTTTGTACGGGCAAGGACCCCCAGCCATGATTCCCCCACAG GCTGGATTTGGCTACCAGCAGCAACTTGTTCCTGGGATGAGGCCCGGTGGTGCTCCAATGCCTAGCTTCTTTGTTCCAATGGTTCAGCAGGGTCAGCGCCCAGGTGGACGACGAGGAGCTGGTCCTGTGCAACAACCTCAGCAGACAGTGCCAATGATGCAGCAACAG ttgcttccaaggGGACGCTATATGCGTTACCCTCCTGGGGGTCGCAATATGCAAGATGTTCCACTCCCAGGGGTTGCTGGAGGAATGTTGTCAGTCCCCTATGACATAGGTGGTCTTCCAATCCGCGATGGTGTAGGGCAGCCAGTTGGAATTCAGGCCTTGGCTACTGCTCTTGCAAATGCTCCTCCGGAACAGCAGAGGACT ATGCTTGGTGAAGCTTTGTACCCGCTAGTGGACCAGCTGGAGCATGATGCAGCTGCTAAAGTTACAGGCATGCTATTGGAGATGGATCAGCCAGAGGTATTGCACCTGATTGAATCACCAGATGCTCTCAAGGCGAAAGTTGCCGAAGCAATGGATGTGTTGAGAAATGTTTCTCAACAAGCCAACGCCCCTGCTGATCAACTAGCCTCACTCTCCTTGAATGAGAATCTTGTctcttag
- the LOC112756113 gene encoding WUSCHEL-related homeobox 4-like: MKVHQFTRGLWEHEPSLTLGCKRLRPLAPKLSSYSSSSNNNNNNNSPSSSSSLASFDLKSFIRPESSKLGSSSSSDDDNNINNNNNIIKRDPPSSSPPGSQVETHPGGTRWNPTQEQIGILEMLYRGGMRTPNAQQIEQITAQLGKYGKIEGKNVFYWFQNHKARERQKQKRNSLGLSHTPRTPAAVAATAATTTIVSSPTFAASLSFETSRGEVIERDHEDSPYKKCRSWVFEYMEDQSWSSSSSSSKEEEHKTLELFPLHPEGR, from the exons atgaaGGTGCATCAATTCACACGTGGATTATGGGAGCATGAACCTTCTCTCACGCTTGGGTGCAAAAGATTACGCCCTCTTGCTCCTAAGCTTAGTagctattcttcttcttctaataataataataataataattctccttcttcttcttcttctcttgcttCTTTTGATCTTAAGAGCTTCATTAGACCTGAAAGTAGCAAACTTGGATCATCATCCTCTTCTGATGATGATAAcaacatcaacaacaataataatattattaagagGGATCCACCTTCATCATCACCACCAGGGAGCcag GTGGAAACACATCCAGGAGGAACAAGGTGGAACCCTACACAAGAACAGATAGGGATACTTGAGATGCTCTATAGAGGTGGAATGAGAACACCAAATGCTCAACAAATAGAACAGATCACTGCTCAATTAGGCAAATACGGCAAGATTGAGGGTAAAAATGTCTTCTATTGGTTCCAAAACCACAAAGCACGTGAGAGACAAAAGCAGAAGCGTAACAGCCTTGGACTTTCTCATACTCCTAGAACTCCGGCCGCCGTCGCCGCCACCGCCGCAACCACAACAATAGTGTCTTCACCCACCTTTGCTGCTAGCTTAAGTTTTGAGACCTCAAGG GGAGAAGTAATTGAAAGAGATCATGAAGATAGCCCTTACAAGAAGTGTAGGAGTTGGGTATTTGAGTATATGGAAGATCAAAgttggtcatcatcatcatcatctagcaAAGAGGAGGAACATAAAACCCTAGAGCTTTTCCCATTGCACCCGGAGGGCAGATGA
- the LOC112756115 gene encoding NAC domain-containing protein 68-like isoform X1 — protein sequence MEQEEEPQQNEPPHSHSQSRCVTLPPGCRFHPSEELLLRYYLTNKNGTGNWNGNGGLGFDGSDLIRELDFYDYDPFELPDFACFAYGYGGRRRHWYCFTSVRVSRGERWKRKRKVKSGFWLRRGRVSNVNGVGENVVLGTRTRFVFYMGDSAKNGARTDWVLYEYALVDHVMASYVLCRVFSKPRYKNSASDIGLSCCAEESVSAVRHIGIQHDEHVKLDAVEAKVCDDISIDHNNEICAGGNSDNDNQVKNAHDIDALRCLAGPQGSQQLSIANFYISNNLKSLVRNGAISVGSQLAFLSSLQLPSPFLDLLDLRTHSYDLGCIPLFFPANIIINIRLNVLFFLLNGKTYYCSVETAISKSSSNMSFHPALAFQQTFALACSFASESVHFIL from the exons ATGGAACAAGAAGAAGAACCACAACAAAATGAGCcacctcactctcactctcaatcTCGGTGCGTGACGCTACCTCCCGGTTGCCGGTTCCATCCTTCGGAGGAGCTTCTATTGCGTTACTACCTGACCAACAAAAACGGCACGGGGAACTGGAATGGTAACGGTGGTTTGGGATTCGATGGTTCTGATTTGATTCGGGAGCTGGATTTTTACGATTACGATCCTTTTGAACTGCCGGATTTTGCGTGCTTTGCGTACGGCTACGGCGGAAGGAGGAGGCACTGGTACTGTTTCACCTCCGTTAGGGTTTCGAGGGGAGAGAggtggaagaggaagaggaaggttAAGAGTGGGTTCTGGTTGAGGAGGGGAAGGGTTTCGAATGTTAACGGTGTTGGGGAGAACGTGGTTTTGGGAACGAGGACGAGGTTCGTTTTCTATATGGGTGATTCGGCGAAGAACGGTGCCAGGACGGATTGGGTTTTGTATGAATACGCATTGGTTGATCATGTTATG GCCTCTTATGTTCTTTGCCGGGTATTTAGTAAGCCTCGTTATAAGAATAGTGCATCAGACATCGGCCTGAGTTGTTGTGCAGAAGAGAGTGTATCAGCAGTGCGCCATATTGGTATTCAGCATGATGAACATGTTAAATTGGATGCCGTTGAAGCTAAAGTATGTGATGATATCTCCATTGACCACAACAATGAAATATGTGCTGGTGGAAACAGCGATAATGATAATCAAGTTAAGAATGCACATGATATAGATGCTCTACGTTGTTTGGCGGGTCCTCAGGGCAGTCAGCAG CTATCAATTGCAAACTTCTACATCAGCAATAATCTGAAAAGTCTAGTCAGAAATGGGGCTATCAGTGTCGGGAGTCAATTAGCGTTTCTATCTTCTTTACAATTACCTTCCCCCTTTTTAGATTTGCTAGATTTGAGAACTCATTCATATGATCTTGGTTGCATTCCCCTTTTTTTCCCTGCTAATATCATTATTAATATTAGATTAAATGTGTTATTCTTTCTTCTGAATGGGAAAACATATTACTGTTCAGTAGAAACCGCTATAAGTAAATCTAGCAGTAATATGTCCTTCCATCCAGCTCTTGCTTTCCAGCAGACTTTTGCTTTAGCATGCTCTTTTGCCAGTGAATCtgttcatttcattttgtaa
- the LOC112756115 gene encoding NAC domain-containing protein 71-like isoform X2, producing the protein MEQEEEPQQNEPPHSHSQSRCVTLPPGCRFHPSEELLLRYYLTNKNGTGNWNGNGGLGFDGSDLIRELDFYDYDPFELPDFACFAYGYGGRRRHWYCFTSVRVSRGERWKRKRKVKSGFWLRRGRVSNVNGVGENVVLGTRTRFVFYMGDSAKNGARTDWVLYEYALVDHVMASYVLCRVFSKPRYKNSASDIGLSCCAEESVSAVRHIGIQHDEHVKLDAVEAKVCDDISIDHNNEICAGGNSDNDNQVKNAHDIDALRCLAGPQGSQQERLPLLPSSSTMFIEAISSPQQLLSITEEDFIELNDLT; encoded by the exons ATGGAACAAGAAGAAGAACCACAACAAAATGAGCcacctcactctcactctcaatcTCGGTGCGTGACGCTACCTCCCGGTTGCCGGTTCCATCCTTCGGAGGAGCTTCTATTGCGTTACTACCTGACCAACAAAAACGGCACGGGGAACTGGAATGGTAACGGTGGTTTGGGATTCGATGGTTCTGATTTGATTCGGGAGCTGGATTTTTACGATTACGATCCTTTTGAACTGCCGGATTTTGCGTGCTTTGCGTACGGCTACGGCGGAAGGAGGAGGCACTGGTACTGTTTCACCTCCGTTAGGGTTTCGAGGGGAGAGAggtggaagaggaagaggaaggttAAGAGTGGGTTCTGGTTGAGGAGGGGAAGGGTTTCGAATGTTAACGGTGTTGGGGAGAACGTGGTTTTGGGAACGAGGACGAGGTTCGTTTTCTATATGGGTGATTCGGCGAAGAACGGTGCCAGGACGGATTGGGTTTTGTATGAATACGCATTGGTTGATCATGTTATG GCCTCTTATGTTCTTTGCCGGGTATTTAGTAAGCCTCGTTATAAGAATAGTGCATCAGACATCGGCCTGAGTTGTTGTGCAGAAGAGAGTGTATCAGCAGTGCGCCATATTGGTATTCAGCATGATGAACATGTTAAATTGGATGCCGTTGAAGCTAAAGTATGTGATGATATCTCCATTGACCACAACAATGAAATATGTGCTGGTGGAAACAGCGATAATGATAATCAAGTTAAGAATGCACATGATATAGATGCTCTACGTTGTTTGGCGGGTCCTCAGGGCAGTCAGCAG GAAAGGCTTCCTTTACTCCCCAGCAGTAGTACAATGTTCATTGAAGCAATTTCATCTCCACAACAATTACTTTCCATCACGGAGGAAGACTTCATAGAGTTGAATGATCTTACATGA